The Pseudomonas sp. TH06 genome contains the following window.
GGCAGGGGGAATTGGCCCAACGCGACTCGCGCTGAAGAAAATACTGCGCAGCGAAAATCAGTTTCTGCTGCTTGCGCCCATCGATGCTAGCGAGCGCGCCACCCCATTGAGTGTTTTTTCTGTAGCGAACTTCAACGAATACTACTGTATCGCCATCAAGCATGACCAGATCAAGCTCGCCGCGTTTGCATAACCAGTTCTGCGCCAACAGGCGCAGACCTTGATTCTGCAGATG
Protein-coding sequences here:
- a CDS encoding YraN family protein, whose product is MPDRSRSQSGKDAERQALEHLQNQGLRLLAQNWLCKRGELDLVMLDGDTVVFVEVRYRKNTQWGGALASIDGRKQQKLIFAAQYFLQRESRWANSPCRFDVVAIDSHPSQLNWLQNAFDS